In Chrysiogenia bacterium, a genomic segment contains:
- a CDS encoding TetR/AcrR family transcriptional regulator — protein MSAAASPRPGRRGNDSDEVRERILTAFSEKARRSGTRSIVMGELAAELRMSATTLYKHFGSKDDIVTALVERWAEDLAESQAAMPRDRKFDSAAEGLMHWAKAWSQKVSEYSPAFWDDIERDHPEAFRIFEDEVGKWRRMGANLLRPSIRKDLHADTALANLNLILDNAPRPEFCERLGVTRREAIETSIAIWARGALENAGKLHPITTTHKKKR, from the coding sequence ATGAGCGCGGCAGCCAGCCCCCGCCCCGGGCGCAGGGGAAATGATTCAGATGAGGTGCGAGAGCGCATCCTGACGGCCTTTTCGGAGAAGGCCCGTCGCTCCGGCACCCGCTCGATCGTCATGGGCGAGCTGGCCGCCGAGCTGCGCATGAGCGCCACCACCCTCTACAAGCACTTCGGATCCAAGGACGACATCGTAACGGCGCTGGTTGAACGCTGGGCCGAGGATCTGGCCGAGTCGCAGGCGGCGATGCCCAGAGATCGGAAGTTCGACTCGGCGGCCGAGGGACTCATGCACTGGGCGAAGGCGTGGTCGCAAAAGGTCTCGGAATACTCGCCCGCGTTCTGGGACGACATCGAGCGAGATCACCCCGAGGCTTTCAGGATCTTCGAGGATGAAGTCGGCAAGTGGCGGCGAATGGGTGCGAACCTGTTGCGCCCGAGCATCCGCAAGGACCTGCATGCCGACACCGCCCTGGCAAACCTCAACCTGATTCTCGACAATGCGCCGCGCCCCGAGTTCTGCGAGCGCCTGGGAGTAACCCGGCGCGAGGCCATTGAGACGTCCATCGCAATCTGGGCCCGCGGCGCGCTGGAAAATGCCGGGAAGCTGCACCCGATTACAACTACACACAAGAAGAAGAGGTGA